In a genomic window of Calditrichota bacterium:
- a CDS encoding glycosyltransferase family 2 protein has protein sequence MNRLSVLVLTKNESANIEACLQSVEWADEIVVIDTGSTDDTVSKAKRFTEKVFVTEWQGFAGTKNWGLQKLTGDWVLWLDADERVTPELAEEIQSVLRNPAYDGYQIPRKANFLGHWIRHSGWYPGYVLRLIKTDLARFADTRVHEGLEAPARMGRLNHPLLHFTDPTLEHYFEKFNRYTTLAALDLKDRGRHFHLVDLLVRPAHIFVKMYVLKAGFLDGFAGFLLAVLSGFYVLVKYAKLWELLRKS, from the coding sequence GTGAACCGCTTGTCCGTGCTGGTACTGACGAAAAACGAATCGGCCAACATTGAAGCCTGTTTACAGAGCGTGGAATGGGCGGACGAAATTGTGGTGATTGACACGGGAAGCACAGACGACACGGTGTCCAAAGCGAAACGCTTTACGGAAAAGGTGTTCGTAACCGAATGGCAGGGATTTGCCGGCACCAAGAATTGGGGGCTGCAAAAACTAACCGGCGACTGGGTGCTCTGGCTGGATGCGGATGAACGGGTGACGCCCGAATTAGCCGAAGAAATTCAGAGCGTTTTAAGGAATCCCGCGTACGATGGGTACCAGATTCCCCGGAAAGCCAATTTTCTGGGACACTGGATTCGTCACAGCGGGTGGTACCCCGGGTACGTTTTACGGTTGATCAAAACAGATCTGGCGCGGTTTGCGGATACCCGCGTGCACGAGGGGTTGGAAGCCCCTGCACGCATGGGCCGACTCAACCATCCGCTGCTGCACTTTACCGATCCCACGCTGGAGCATTATTTTGAAAAATTCAATCGATACACGACCCTGGCCGCTCTGGATCTGAAAGATCGCGGGCGGCACTTTCATTTGGTCGATTTGCTGGTTCGTCCGGCGCATATTTTTGTGAAAATGTACGTTCTAAAAGCCGGCTTTTTGGACGGATTTGCCGGATTTTTGTTAGCCGTTCTCTCGGGCTTTTATGTGTTGGTAAAATATGCCAAG